One segment of Salvelinus alpinus chromosome 1, SLU_Salpinus.1, whole genome shotgun sequence DNA contains the following:
- the hgs gene encoding hepatocyte growth factor-regulated tyrosine kinase substrate isoform X7 produces MGKGGGTFERLLDKATSQLLLETDWESILQICDLIRQGDTQAKYAIGAIKKKLMDKNPHVALYGLEVLESVVKNCGQTVHDEVACKTTMEELKDLLKTEPNVRNKILYLIQAWAHAFRNEPKYKVVQDTYQIMKVEGHVFPEFKESDAMFAAERAPDWVDAEECHRCRVQFGVMTRKHHCRACGQIFCGKCSSKYSTIPKFGIEKEVRVCEPCHELLNKKAEGGKPVGTSTSVAPGPAELPPEYLTSPLSQQSQVPPKRDEAALQEEEELQLAIALSQSEAEEKERMRQKNSYGVYPKADPAPVTSSAPPVNSLYSSPVNSSAPSAEDVDPELARYLNRTYWEKKQEEARKSPTPSAPAPVPLATEPLPISQPQPVETVAPLPAQVVMAPPPVNVVEQYQNGESEENHDAFLKALQNAVTTFLNRMKSNHMRGRSITNDSAVLSLFQSINTMHPQLLDILNQLDEKRLYYEGLQDKLAQVRDARAALNALRDEHREKLRCAAEEAERQRQIQLAQKLEIMRQKKQEYLEMQRQLAIQRLQEQEKERQMRLEQQKHTIQMRAQMPAFPMPYPQMQSLPPNVAGGVVYGQPGGPPSYPGTFSPSGSVEGSPMHNVYMNQPGPGQYQAMPPDPNMYMYQPAGTNGQPALPGQAPPTTSPAYSNYQPTPTQGYQQNVVSQAQSLPPMSQPPPTNGMSYVAYPPPYAMQNMMAALPGQDPNMPPQQPYMQGPGQQPMYQQMAPPGGPQQQVQQQQPPQVHPGSEAQLISFD; encoded by the exons GTGTTGGAGTCAGTAGTGAAGAACTGTGGGCAGACGGTCCATGATGAGGTGGCCTGTAAAACCACCATGGAGGAGCTGAAGGATCTACTGAAG ACGGAGCCCAACGTGAGGAATAAGATCCTTTACCTGATCCAGGCCTGGGCCCACGCCTTCCGCAACGAGCCCAAATACAAGGTGGTTCAGGACACGTACCAGATCATGAAGGTGGAGG GTCACGTGTTTCCAGAGTTCAAGGAGAGTGATGCCATGTTTGCTGCAGAGAGA gCTCCAGATTGGGTGGATGCAGAGGAGTGTCATCGCTGCCGGGTTCAGTTTGGAGTGATGACTAGAAAG CACCACTGTAGAGCCTGTGGTCAGATCTTCTGTGGGAAGTGTTCCTCCAAGTACTCCACCATCCCCAAGTTTGGCATCGAGAAGgaagtgcgtgtgtgtgagccCTGCCACGAGCTGCTCAACAA GAAAGCTGAAGGGGGTAAACCCGTCGGGACATCCACCTCCGTGGCCCCAGGCCCGGCAGAGCTGCCGCCAGAGTACCTGACCAGCCCCCtgtcccagcagtctcag GTGCCCCCCAAACGGGATGAGGCGGCcctgcaggaggaggaggagcttcaGCTGGCCATCGCCCTATCACAGAGCGAGgctgaggagaaggagaggatg AGACAGAAGAACTCGTACGGGGTCTACCCCAAAGCTGACCCCGCCCCAGTCACCTCCTCAGCCCCCCCCGTCAACtcactctactcctctcctgtg AACTCCTCTGCTCCCTCAGCTGAAGATGTGGACCCTGAG CTGGCTCGCTACCTGAACAGAACGTACTGGGAGAAGAAACAGGAAGAGGCACGCAAGAGTCCCACCCCCTCTGCCCCTGCCCCCGTACCATTGGCTACTGAGCCCCTGCCAATCAGCCAGCCCCAGCCAGTGGAAACTGTCGCACCACTCCCAGCTCAAGTCGTCATGGCCCCGCCTCCAGTCAACGTAGTGGAG CAGTATCAGAATGGTGAGTCGGAGGAGAACCACGATGCGTTCCTGAAGGCTCTGCAGAATGCGGTCACCACCTTCCTGAACCGTATGAAGAGTAACCACATGCGTGGTCGCAGCATCACCAACGACAGCGCCGTGCTCTCCCTCTTCCAGTCCATCAACACCATGCACCCCCAGCTACTGGACATCCTCAATCAGCTGGACGAGAAGAGAC tgtACTACGAGGGTCTACAGGACAAGCTGGCCCAGGTGCGTGATGCGAGGGCCGCCCTGAACGCCCTACGAGACGAGCACAGAGAGAAGCTGCGTTGTGCTGccgaggaggcagagagacagagacagatccagCTGGCCCAGAAACTGGAGATCatgagacagaagaaacag GAGTACCTTGAGATGCAGCGTCAGCTGGCCATCCAGCGGCTCCAGgagcaggagaaggagagacagatgaGGCTGGAGCAACAGAAACACACCATCCAGATGAGAGCCCAGATGCCTGCCTTCCCCATGCCCTACCCACAG ATGCAGTCTTTGCCCCCCAACGTGGCAGGAGGGGTGGTGTACGGGCAGCCGGGGGGACCCCCCAGTTACCCAGGCACCTTTAGCCCCTCAGGGTCAGTGGAGGGGTCGCCCATGCACAACGTCTACATGAACCAGCCTGGACCAGGACAGTACCAGGCCATGCCTCCAG ACCCCAACATGTACATGTACCAGCCTGCAGGAACCAATGGGCAGCCTGCACTCCCTGGCCAGGCCCCGCCCACCACTAGCCCCGCCTACTCTAACTACCAGCCCACACCCACACAGGGATACCAG CAGAACGTGGTGTCCCAGGCCCAGTCTCTGCCCCCCATGTCCCAGCCTCCCCCCACTAACGGTATGTCCTATGTGGCCTACCCTCCACCTTACGCCATGCAGAATATGATGGCAGCCCTACCTGGGCAGGACCCCAACATGCCCCCACAACAACCCTACATGCAGGGCCCAGGACAACAGCCCATGTACCAACAG ATGGCTCCCCCTGGTGGCCCCCAGCAGCAGGTTCAGCAGCAGCAGCCTCCGCAGGTCCATCCAGGCAGCGAGGCACAGCTCATCTCCTTCGACTGA
- the hgs gene encoding hepatocyte growth factor-regulated tyrosine kinase substrate isoform X4, giving the protein MGKGGGTFERLLDKATSQLLLETDWESILQICDLIRQGDTQAKYAIGAIKKKLMDKNPHVALYGLEVLESVVKNCGQTVHDEVACKTTMEELKDLLKTEPNVRNKILYLIQAWAHAFRNEPKYKVVQDTYQIMKVEGHVFPEFKESDAMFAAERAPDWVDAEECHRCRVQFGVMTRKHHCRACGQIFCGKCSSKYSTIPKFGIEKEVRVCEPCHELLNNHPSLSPPPRKAEGGKPVGTSTSVAPGPAELPPEYLTSPLSQQSQVPPKRDEAALQEEEELQLAIALSQSEAEEKERMRQKNSYGVYPKADPAPVTSSAPPVNSLYSSPVNSSAPSAEDVDPELARYLNRTYWEKKQEEARKSPTPSAPAPVPLATEPLPISQPQPVETVAPLPAQVVMAPPPVNVVEQQYQNGESEENHDAFLKALQNAVTTFLNRMKSNHMRGRSITNDSAVLSLFQSINTMHPQLLDILNQLDEKRLYYEGLQDKLAQVRDARAALNALRDEHREKLRCAAEEAERQRQIQLAQKLEIMRQKKQEYLEMQRQLAIQRLQEQEKERQMRLEQQKHTIQMRAQMPAFPMPYPQMQSLPPNVAGGVVYGQPGGPPSYPGTFSPSGSVEGSPMHNVYMNQPGPGQYQAMPPDPNMYMYQPAGTNGQPALPGQAPPTTSPAYSNYQPTPTQGYQQNVVSQAQSLPPMSQPPPTNGMSYVAYPPPYAMQNMMAALPGQDPNMPPQQPYMQGPGQQPMYQQMAPPGGPQQQVQQQQPPQVHPGSEAQLISFD; this is encoded by the exons GTGTTGGAGTCAGTAGTGAAGAACTGTGGGCAGACGGTCCATGATGAGGTGGCCTGTAAAACCACCATGGAGGAGCTGAAGGATCTACTGAAG ACGGAGCCCAACGTGAGGAATAAGATCCTTTACCTGATCCAGGCCTGGGCCCACGCCTTCCGCAACGAGCCCAAATACAAGGTGGTTCAGGACACGTACCAGATCATGAAGGTGGAGG GTCACGTGTTTCCAGAGTTCAAGGAGAGTGATGCCATGTTTGCTGCAGAGAGA gCTCCAGATTGGGTGGATGCAGAGGAGTGTCATCGCTGCCGGGTTCAGTTTGGAGTGATGACTAGAAAG CACCACTGTAGAGCCTGTGGTCAGATCTTCTGTGGGAAGTGTTCCTCCAAGTACTCCACCATCCCCAAGTTTGGCATCGAGAAGgaagtgcgtgtgtgtgagccCTGCCACGAGCTGCTCAACAA ccacccttccctctctcccccgccTAGGAAAGCTGAAGGGGGTAAACCCGTCGGGACATCCACCTCCGTGGCCCCAGGCCCGGCAGAGCTGCCGCCAGAGTACCTGACCAGCCCCCtgtcccagcagtctcag GTGCCCCCCAAACGGGATGAGGCGGCcctgcaggaggaggaggagcttcaGCTGGCCATCGCCCTATCACAGAGCGAGgctgaggagaaggagaggatg AGACAGAAGAACTCGTACGGGGTCTACCCCAAAGCTGACCCCGCCCCAGTCACCTCCTCAGCCCCCCCCGTCAACtcactctactcctctcctgtg AACTCCTCTGCTCCCTCAGCTGAAGATGTGGACCCTGAG CTGGCTCGCTACCTGAACAGAACGTACTGGGAGAAGAAACAGGAAGAGGCACGCAAGAGTCCCACCCCCTCTGCCCCTGCCCCCGTACCATTGGCTACTGAGCCCCTGCCAATCAGCCAGCCCCAGCCAGTGGAAACTGTCGCACCACTCCCAGCTCAAGTCGTCATGGCCCCGCCTCCAGTCAACGTAGTGGAG CAGCAGTATCAGAATGGTGAGTCGGAGGAGAACCACGATGCGTTCCTGAAGGCTCTGCAGAATGCGGTCACCACCTTCCTGAACCGTATGAAGAGTAACCACATGCGTGGTCGCAGCATCACCAACGACAGCGCCGTGCTCTCCCTCTTCCAGTCCATCAACACCATGCACCCCCAGCTACTGGACATCCTCAATCAGCTGGACGAGAAGAGAC tgtACTACGAGGGTCTACAGGACAAGCTGGCCCAGGTGCGTGATGCGAGGGCCGCCCTGAACGCCCTACGAGACGAGCACAGAGAGAAGCTGCGTTGTGCTGccgaggaggcagagagacagagacagatccagCTGGCCCAGAAACTGGAGATCatgagacagaagaaacag GAGTACCTTGAGATGCAGCGTCAGCTGGCCATCCAGCGGCTCCAGgagcaggagaaggagagacagatgaGGCTGGAGCAACAGAAACACACCATCCAGATGAGAGCCCAGATGCCTGCCTTCCCCATGCCCTACCCACAG ATGCAGTCTTTGCCCCCCAACGTGGCAGGAGGGGTGGTGTACGGGCAGCCGGGGGGACCCCCCAGTTACCCAGGCACCTTTAGCCCCTCAGGGTCAGTGGAGGGGTCGCCCATGCACAACGTCTACATGAACCAGCCTGGACCAGGACAGTACCAGGCCATGCCTCCAG ACCCCAACATGTACATGTACCAGCCTGCAGGAACCAATGGGCAGCCTGCACTCCCTGGCCAGGCCCCGCCCACCACTAGCCCCGCCTACTCTAACTACCAGCCCACACCCACACAGGGATACCAG CAGAACGTGGTGTCCCAGGCCCAGTCTCTGCCCCCCATGTCCCAGCCTCCCCCCACTAACGGTATGTCCTATGTGGCCTACCCTCCACCTTACGCCATGCAGAATATGATGGCAGCCCTACCTGGGCAGGACCCCAACATGCCCCCACAACAACCCTACATGCAGGGCCCAGGACAACAGCCCATGTACCAACAG ATGGCTCCCCCTGGTGGCCCCCAGCAGCAGGTTCAGCAGCAGCAGCCTCCGCAGGTCCATCCAGGCAGCGAGGCACAGCTCATCTCCTTCGACTGA
- the hgs gene encoding hepatocyte growth factor-regulated tyrosine kinase substrate isoform X8, whose translation MGKGGGTFERLLDKATSQLLLETDWESILQICDLIRQGDTQAKYAIGAIKKKLMDKNPHVALYGLEVLESVVKNCGQTVHDEVACKTTMEELKDLLKTEPNVRNKILYLIQAWAHAFRNEPKYKVVQDTYQIMKVEGHVFPEFKESDAMFAAERAPDWVDAEECHRCRVQFGVMTRKHHCRACGQIFCGKCSSKYSTIPKFGIEKEVRVCEPCHELLNKKAEGGKPVGTSTSVAPGPAELPPEYLTSPLSQQSQVPPKRDEAALQEEEELQLAIALSQSEAEEKERMRQKNSYGVYPKADPAPVTSSAPPVNSLYSSPVNSSAPSAEDVDPELARYLNRTYWEKKQEEARKSPTPSAPAPVPLATEPLPISQPQPVETVAPLPAQVVMAPPPVNVVEQYQNGESEENHDAFLKALQNAVTTFLNRMKSNHMRGRSITNDSAVLSLFQSINTMHPQLLDILNQLDEKRLYYEGLQDKLAQVRDARAALNALRDEHREKLRCAAEEAERQRQIQLAQKLEIMRQKKQEYLEMQRQLAIQRLQEQEKERQMRLEQQKHTIQMRAQMPAFPMPYPQMQSLPPNVAGGVVYGQPGGPPSYPGTFSPSGSVEGSPMHNVYMNQPGPGQYQAMPPDPNMYMYQPAGTNGQPALPGQAPPTTSPAYSNYQPTPTQGYQNVVSQAQSLPPMSQPPPTNGMSYVAYPPPYAMQNMMAALPGQDPNMPPQQPYMQGPGQQPMYQQMAPPGGPQQQVQQQQPPQVHPGSEAQLISFD comes from the exons GTGTTGGAGTCAGTAGTGAAGAACTGTGGGCAGACGGTCCATGATGAGGTGGCCTGTAAAACCACCATGGAGGAGCTGAAGGATCTACTGAAG ACGGAGCCCAACGTGAGGAATAAGATCCTTTACCTGATCCAGGCCTGGGCCCACGCCTTCCGCAACGAGCCCAAATACAAGGTGGTTCAGGACACGTACCAGATCATGAAGGTGGAGG GTCACGTGTTTCCAGAGTTCAAGGAGAGTGATGCCATGTTTGCTGCAGAGAGA gCTCCAGATTGGGTGGATGCAGAGGAGTGTCATCGCTGCCGGGTTCAGTTTGGAGTGATGACTAGAAAG CACCACTGTAGAGCCTGTGGTCAGATCTTCTGTGGGAAGTGTTCCTCCAAGTACTCCACCATCCCCAAGTTTGGCATCGAGAAGgaagtgcgtgtgtgtgagccCTGCCACGAGCTGCTCAACAA GAAAGCTGAAGGGGGTAAACCCGTCGGGACATCCACCTCCGTGGCCCCAGGCCCGGCAGAGCTGCCGCCAGAGTACCTGACCAGCCCCCtgtcccagcagtctcag GTGCCCCCCAAACGGGATGAGGCGGCcctgcaggaggaggaggagcttcaGCTGGCCATCGCCCTATCACAGAGCGAGgctgaggagaaggagaggatg AGACAGAAGAACTCGTACGGGGTCTACCCCAAAGCTGACCCCGCCCCAGTCACCTCCTCAGCCCCCCCCGTCAACtcactctactcctctcctgtg AACTCCTCTGCTCCCTCAGCTGAAGATGTGGACCCTGAG CTGGCTCGCTACCTGAACAGAACGTACTGGGAGAAGAAACAGGAAGAGGCACGCAAGAGTCCCACCCCCTCTGCCCCTGCCCCCGTACCATTGGCTACTGAGCCCCTGCCAATCAGCCAGCCCCAGCCAGTGGAAACTGTCGCACCACTCCCAGCTCAAGTCGTCATGGCCCCGCCTCCAGTCAACGTAGTGGAG CAGTATCAGAATGGTGAGTCGGAGGAGAACCACGATGCGTTCCTGAAGGCTCTGCAGAATGCGGTCACCACCTTCCTGAACCGTATGAAGAGTAACCACATGCGTGGTCGCAGCATCACCAACGACAGCGCCGTGCTCTCCCTCTTCCAGTCCATCAACACCATGCACCCCCAGCTACTGGACATCCTCAATCAGCTGGACGAGAAGAGAC tgtACTACGAGGGTCTACAGGACAAGCTGGCCCAGGTGCGTGATGCGAGGGCCGCCCTGAACGCCCTACGAGACGAGCACAGAGAGAAGCTGCGTTGTGCTGccgaggaggcagagagacagagacagatccagCTGGCCCAGAAACTGGAGATCatgagacagaagaaacag GAGTACCTTGAGATGCAGCGTCAGCTGGCCATCCAGCGGCTCCAGgagcaggagaaggagagacagatgaGGCTGGAGCAACAGAAACACACCATCCAGATGAGAGCCCAGATGCCTGCCTTCCCCATGCCCTACCCACAG ATGCAGTCTTTGCCCCCCAACGTGGCAGGAGGGGTGGTGTACGGGCAGCCGGGGGGACCCCCCAGTTACCCAGGCACCTTTAGCCCCTCAGGGTCAGTGGAGGGGTCGCCCATGCACAACGTCTACATGAACCAGCCTGGACCAGGACAGTACCAGGCCATGCCTCCAG ACCCCAACATGTACATGTACCAGCCTGCAGGAACCAATGGGCAGCCTGCACTCCCTGGCCAGGCCCCGCCCACCACTAGCCCCGCCTACTCTAACTACCAGCCCACACCCACACAGGGATACCAG AACGTGGTGTCCCAGGCCCAGTCTCTGCCCCCCATGTCCCAGCCTCCCCCCACTAACGGTATGTCCTATGTGGCCTACCCTCCACCTTACGCCATGCAGAATATGATGGCAGCCCTACCTGGGCAGGACCCCAACATGCCCCCACAACAACCCTACATGCAGGGCCCAGGACAACAGCCCATGTACCAACAG ATGGCTCCCCCTGGTGGCCCCCAGCAGCAGGTTCAGCAGCAGCAGCCTCCGCAGGTCCATCCAGGCAGCGAGGCACAGCTCATCTCCTTCGACTGA
- the hgs gene encoding hepatocyte growth factor-regulated tyrosine kinase substrate isoform X11: MGKGGGTFERLLDKATSQLLLETDWESILQICDLIRQGDTQAKYAIGAIKKKLMDKNPHVALYGLEVLESVVKNCGQTVHDEVACKTTMEELKDLLKTEPNVRNKILYLIQAWAHAFRNEPKYKVVQDTYQIMKVEGHVFPEFKESDAMFAAERAPDWVDAEECHRCRVQFGVMTRKHHCRACGQIFCGKCSSKYSTIPKFGIEKEVRVCEPCHELLNKKAEGGKPVGTSTSVAPGPAELPPEYLTSPLSQQSQVPPKRDEAALQEEEELQLAIALSQSEAEEKERMRQKNSYGVYPKADPAPVTSSAPPVNSLYSSPVNSSAPSAEDVDPELARYLNRTYWEKKQEEARKSPTPSAPAPVPLATEPLPISQPQPVETVAPLPAQVVMAPPPVNVVEQQYQNGESEENHDAFLKALQNAVTTFLNRMKSNHMRGRSITNDSAVLSLFQSINTMHPQLLDILNQLDEKRLYYEGLQDKLAQVRDARAALNALRDEHREKLRCAAEEAERQRQIQLAQKLEIMRQKKQEYLEMQRQLAIQRLQEQEKERQMRLEQQKHTIQMRAQMPAFPMPYPQMQSLPPNVAGGVVYGQPGGPPSYPGTFSPSGSVEGSPMHNVYMNQPGPGQYQAMPPDPNMYMYQPAGTNGQPALPGQAPPTTSPAYSNYQPTPTQGYQNVVSQAQSLPPMSQPPPTNGMSYVAYPPPYAMQNMMAALPGQDPNMPPQQPYMQGPGQQPMYQQMAPPGGPQQQVQQQQPPQVHPGSEAQLISFD; encoded by the exons GTGTTGGAGTCAGTAGTGAAGAACTGTGGGCAGACGGTCCATGATGAGGTGGCCTGTAAAACCACCATGGAGGAGCTGAAGGATCTACTGAAG ACGGAGCCCAACGTGAGGAATAAGATCCTTTACCTGATCCAGGCCTGGGCCCACGCCTTCCGCAACGAGCCCAAATACAAGGTGGTTCAGGACACGTACCAGATCATGAAGGTGGAGG GTCACGTGTTTCCAGAGTTCAAGGAGAGTGATGCCATGTTTGCTGCAGAGAGA gCTCCAGATTGGGTGGATGCAGAGGAGTGTCATCGCTGCCGGGTTCAGTTTGGAGTGATGACTAGAAAG CACCACTGTAGAGCCTGTGGTCAGATCTTCTGTGGGAAGTGTTCCTCCAAGTACTCCACCATCCCCAAGTTTGGCATCGAGAAGgaagtgcgtgtgtgtgagccCTGCCACGAGCTGCTCAACAA GAAAGCTGAAGGGGGTAAACCCGTCGGGACATCCACCTCCGTGGCCCCAGGCCCGGCAGAGCTGCCGCCAGAGTACCTGACCAGCCCCCtgtcccagcagtctcag GTGCCCCCCAAACGGGATGAGGCGGCcctgcaggaggaggaggagcttcaGCTGGCCATCGCCCTATCACAGAGCGAGgctgaggagaaggagaggatg AGACAGAAGAACTCGTACGGGGTCTACCCCAAAGCTGACCCCGCCCCAGTCACCTCCTCAGCCCCCCCCGTCAACtcactctactcctctcctgtg AACTCCTCTGCTCCCTCAGCTGAAGATGTGGACCCTGAG CTGGCTCGCTACCTGAACAGAACGTACTGGGAGAAGAAACAGGAAGAGGCACGCAAGAGTCCCACCCCCTCTGCCCCTGCCCCCGTACCATTGGCTACTGAGCCCCTGCCAATCAGCCAGCCCCAGCCAGTGGAAACTGTCGCACCACTCCCAGCTCAAGTCGTCATGGCCCCGCCTCCAGTCAACGTAGTGGAG CAGCAGTATCAGAATGGTGAGTCGGAGGAGAACCACGATGCGTTCCTGAAGGCTCTGCAGAATGCGGTCACCACCTTCCTGAACCGTATGAAGAGTAACCACATGCGTGGTCGCAGCATCACCAACGACAGCGCCGTGCTCTCCCTCTTCCAGTCCATCAACACCATGCACCCCCAGCTACTGGACATCCTCAATCAGCTGGACGAGAAGAGAC tgtACTACGAGGGTCTACAGGACAAGCTGGCCCAGGTGCGTGATGCGAGGGCCGCCCTGAACGCCCTACGAGACGAGCACAGAGAGAAGCTGCGTTGTGCTGccgaggaggcagagagacagagacagatccagCTGGCCCAGAAACTGGAGATCatgagacagaagaaacag GAGTACCTTGAGATGCAGCGTCAGCTGGCCATCCAGCGGCTCCAGgagcaggagaaggagagacagatgaGGCTGGAGCAACAGAAACACACCATCCAGATGAGAGCCCAGATGCCTGCCTTCCCCATGCCCTACCCACAG ATGCAGTCTTTGCCCCCCAACGTGGCAGGAGGGGTGGTGTACGGGCAGCCGGGGGGACCCCCCAGTTACCCAGGCACCTTTAGCCCCTCAGGGTCAGTGGAGGGGTCGCCCATGCACAACGTCTACATGAACCAGCCTGGACCAGGACAGTACCAGGCCATGCCTCCAG ACCCCAACATGTACATGTACCAGCCTGCAGGAACCAATGGGCAGCCTGCACTCCCTGGCCAGGCCCCGCCCACCACTAGCCCCGCCTACTCTAACTACCAGCCCACACCCACACAGGGATACCAG AACGTGGTGTCCCAGGCCCAGTCTCTGCCCCCCATGTCCCAGCCTCCCCCCACTAACGGTATGTCCTATGTGGCCTACCCTCCACCTTACGCCATGCAGAATATGATGGCAGCCCTACCTGGGCAGGACCCCAACATGCCCCCACAACAACCCTACATGCAGGGCCCAGGACAACAGCCCATGTACCAACAG ATGGCTCCCCCTGGTGGCCCCCAGCAGCAGGTTCAGCAGCAGCAGCCTCCGCAGGTCCATCCAGGCAGCGAGGCACAGCTCATCTCCTTCGACTGA
- the hgs gene encoding hepatocyte growth factor-regulated tyrosine kinase substrate isoform X5, with protein MGKGGGTFERLLDKATSQLLLETDWESILQICDLIRQGDTQAKYAIGAIKKKLMDKNPHVALYGLEVLESVVKNCGQTVHDEVACKTTMEELKDLLKTEPNVRNKILYLIQAWAHAFRNEPKYKVVQDTYQIMKVEGHVFPEFKESDAMFAAERAPDWVDAEECHRCRVQFGVMTRKHHCRACGQIFCGKCSSKYSTIPKFGIEKEVRVCEPCHELLNKKAEGGKPVGTSTSVAPGPAELPPEYLTSPLSQQSQVVVQETVPPKRDEAALQEEEELQLAIALSQSEAEEKERMRQKNSYGVYPKADPAPVTSSAPPVNSLYSSPVNSSAPSAEDVDPELARYLNRTYWEKKQEEARKSPTPSAPAPVPLATEPLPISQPQPVETVAPLPAQVVMAPPPVNVVEQQYQNGESEENHDAFLKALQNAVTTFLNRMKSNHMRGRSITNDSAVLSLFQSINTMHPQLLDILNQLDEKRLYYEGLQDKLAQVRDARAALNALRDEHREKLRCAAEEAERQRQIQLAQKLEIMRQKKQEYLEMQRQLAIQRLQEQEKERQMRLEQQKHTIQMRAQMPAFPMPYPQMQSLPPNVAGGVVYGQPGGPPSYPGTFSPSGSVEGSPMHNVYMNQPGPGQYQAMPPDPNMYMYQPAGTNGQPALPGQAPPTTSPAYSNYQPTPTQGYQQNVVSQAQSLPPMSQPPPTNGMSYVAYPPPYAMQNMMAALPGQDPNMPPQQPYMQGPGQQPMYQQMAPPGGPQQQVQQQQPPQVHPGSEAQLISFD; from the exons GTGTTGGAGTCAGTAGTGAAGAACTGTGGGCAGACGGTCCATGATGAGGTGGCCTGTAAAACCACCATGGAGGAGCTGAAGGATCTACTGAAG ACGGAGCCCAACGTGAGGAATAAGATCCTTTACCTGATCCAGGCCTGGGCCCACGCCTTCCGCAACGAGCCCAAATACAAGGTGGTTCAGGACACGTACCAGATCATGAAGGTGGAGG GTCACGTGTTTCCAGAGTTCAAGGAGAGTGATGCCATGTTTGCTGCAGAGAGA gCTCCAGATTGGGTGGATGCAGAGGAGTGTCATCGCTGCCGGGTTCAGTTTGGAGTGATGACTAGAAAG CACCACTGTAGAGCCTGTGGTCAGATCTTCTGTGGGAAGTGTTCCTCCAAGTACTCCACCATCCCCAAGTTTGGCATCGAGAAGgaagtgcgtgtgtgtgagccCTGCCACGAGCTGCTCAACAA GAAAGCTGAAGGGGGTAAACCCGTCGGGACATCCACCTCCGTGGCCCCAGGCCCGGCAGAGCTGCCGCCAGAGTACCTGACCAGCCCCCtgtcccagcagtctcaggtagTGGTCCAGGAAACA GTGCCCCCCAAACGGGATGAGGCGGCcctgcaggaggaggaggagcttcaGCTGGCCATCGCCCTATCACAGAGCGAGgctgaggagaaggagaggatg AGACAGAAGAACTCGTACGGGGTCTACCCCAAAGCTGACCCCGCCCCAGTCACCTCCTCAGCCCCCCCCGTCAACtcactctactcctctcctgtg AACTCCTCTGCTCCCTCAGCTGAAGATGTGGACCCTGAG CTGGCTCGCTACCTGAACAGAACGTACTGGGAGAAGAAACAGGAAGAGGCACGCAAGAGTCCCACCCCCTCTGCCCCTGCCCCCGTACCATTGGCTACTGAGCCCCTGCCAATCAGCCAGCCCCAGCCAGTGGAAACTGTCGCACCACTCCCAGCTCAAGTCGTCATGGCCCCGCCTCCAGTCAACGTAGTGGAG CAGCAGTATCAGAATGGTGAGTCGGAGGAGAACCACGATGCGTTCCTGAAGGCTCTGCAGAATGCGGTCACCACCTTCCTGAACCGTATGAAGAGTAACCACATGCGTGGTCGCAGCATCACCAACGACAGCGCCGTGCTCTCCCTCTTCCAGTCCATCAACACCATGCACCCCCAGCTACTGGACATCCTCAATCAGCTGGACGAGAAGAGAC tgtACTACGAGGGTCTACAGGACAAGCTGGCCCAGGTGCGTGATGCGAGGGCCGCCCTGAACGCCCTACGAGACGAGCACAGAGAGAAGCTGCGTTGTGCTGccgaggaggcagagagacagagacagatccagCTGGCCCAGAAACTGGAGATCatgagacagaagaaacag GAGTACCTTGAGATGCAGCGTCAGCTGGCCATCCAGCGGCTCCAGgagcaggagaaggagagacagatgaGGCTGGAGCAACAGAAACACACCATCCAGATGAGAGCCCAGATGCCTGCCTTCCCCATGCCCTACCCACAG ATGCAGTCTTTGCCCCCCAACGTGGCAGGAGGGGTGGTGTACGGGCAGCCGGGGGGACCCCCCAGTTACCCAGGCACCTTTAGCCCCTCAGGGTCAGTGGAGGGGTCGCCCATGCACAACGTCTACATGAACCAGCCTGGACCAGGACAGTACCAGGCCATGCCTCCAG ACCCCAACATGTACATGTACCAGCCTGCAGGAACCAATGGGCAGCCTGCACTCCCTGGCCAGGCCCCGCCCACCACTAGCCCCGCCTACTCTAACTACCAGCCCACACCCACACAGGGATACCAG CAGAACGTGGTGTCCCAGGCCCAGTCTCTGCCCCCCATGTCCCAGCCTCCCCCCACTAACGGTATGTCCTATGTGGCCTACCCTCCACCTTACGCCATGCAGAATATGATGGCAGCCCTACCTGGGCAGGACCCCAACATGCCCCCACAACAACCCTACATGCAGGGCCCAGGACAACAGCCCATGTACCAACAG ATGGCTCCCCCTGGTGGCCCCCAGCAGCAGGTTCAGCAGCAGCAGCCTCCGCAGGTCCATCCAGGCAGCGAGGCACAGCTCATCTCCTTCGACTGA